Proteins found in one Balneola sp. genomic segment:
- a CDS encoding methylmalonyl-CoA mutase yields the protein MSDSNELRKQGRTSPEGIHIQTLYDEQDVNDRKVNAGEAGAFPFTRGPYPTMYTQRPWTIRQYAGFSTAEESNQFYRKALQKGQKGLSVAFDLATHRGYDSDHPRVVGDVGKAGVAIDSVEDMKILFDGIPLDKMSVSMTMNGAVIPVLAAYIVAAEEQGVSLEQLSGTIQNDILKEFMVRNTYIYPPQQSMRLVSDIIAFTSEFMPRFNSISISGYHMQEAGADSALELAFTLADGLEYVKTAVESGLDVDAFAPRLSFFFAIGMNFLMEVSKLRAARTLWAELMKEHFSPKNPKSMMLRTHCQTSGWSLTAQDPLNNVVRTTIEAMAAILGGTQSLHTNSYDEAISLPTETSSRIARNTQTIIQEETDITHTVDPLGGSYAIESMTHDLKEKARAIINEVMEMGGMAKAIEEGYPKRKIEEAAALKQAGIDKGDITIVGVNKYVNEKEDPVEILDIDNAEVRNKQIERLDEIKANRDNQETKQALVALTEAAKSGEGNILALAVEATRRRASVGEISTALEVAWGRHTANNQTISGVYESVYKNDKHYKEIKSKIETFAEEEGRRPRILVVKMGQDGHDRGAKVVATAFADMGFDVDVGPLFSTPYEAAKQAIENDVHVIGVSTLAAGHKTLIPELIGILKKEEAGEIVIVAGGVIPVQDYDFLYEAGVSAIFGPGTNIPKAASTVIEEIKAKHA from the coding sequence ATGTCAGATAGTAACGAACTACGAAAGCAAGGTCGAACCAGTCCTGAAGGTATTCATATTCAAACGTTATATGATGAGCAGGATGTGAATGATCGAAAGGTAAATGCAGGCGAAGCAGGTGCTTTCCCATTTACCCGCGGGCCTTATCCTACTATGTATACTCAACGTCCATGGACGATCCGTCAATACGCCGGATTTTCAACGGCAGAGGAATCCAACCAGTTTTATCGGAAAGCTCTTCAAAAAGGCCAAAAAGGGTTAAGCGTAGCTTTTGATTTGGCAACGCACCGGGGATATGATTCGGATCATCCACGGGTAGTAGGAGATGTAGGGAAAGCGGGCGTAGCTATCGATTCAGTAGAAGATATGAAGATTCTATTCGATGGCATTCCCTTAGATAAGATGTCGGTTTCGATGACCATGAATGGCGCGGTTATTCCTGTGCTAGCAGCCTATATTGTTGCAGCAGAAGAGCAGGGAGTTTCTTTAGAGCAACTTAGTGGTACCATTCAAAATGATATCCTCAAAGAGTTCATGGTACGGAACACCTATATCTACCCTCCACAACAATCCATGAGATTGGTTTCGGATATCATCGCATTTACTAGCGAGTTTATGCCCCGCTTTAATTCTATTTCTATCTCGGGCTATCATATGCAGGAAGCTGGAGCTGATTCGGCACTGGAATTGGCATTTACGTTAGCGGATGGATTGGAATATGTGAAAACAGCGGTGGAAAGTGGTTTGGATGTAGATGCTTTTGCGCCACGACTTTCTTTCTTTTTTGCGATCGGTATGAACTTCTTGATGGAAGTAAGTAAGCTTAGAGCGGCACGGACACTTTGGGCAGAGCTAATGAAAGAGCATTTCTCTCCAAAGAACCCAAAGTCGATGATGCTACGGACGCACTGTCAAACTTCAGGATGGTCACTAACTGCACAAGACCCGTTAAATAATGTGGTTCGAACTACCATCGAAGCAATGGCAGCAATATTGGGAGGAACTCAATCATTGCACACTAATAGCTACGATGAAGCCATTTCACTTCCCACAGAAACTTCATCCAGGATAGCAAGGAATACGCAAACCATAATCCAGGAGGAAACAGACATCACCCATACCGTAGATCCTTTAGGAGGTTCTTATGCGATTGAGTCAATGACTCATGATCTTAAAGAAAAGGCCCGCGCTATCATCAATGAAGTGATGGAAATGGGAGGGATGGCAAAAGCTATTGAAGAGGGATATCCAAAGCGTAAGATTGAAGAAGCGGCTGCTCTTAAACAAGCTGGGATTGATAAGGGAGATATCACCATTGTTGGAGTGAATAAATATGTAAATGAAAAGGAAGATCCGGTCGAAATTCTGGATATTGATAATGCCGAAGTACGTAACAAACAGATCGAACGCTTAGACGAGATCAAAGCGAATAGAGATAATCAGGAAACTAAACAAGCCCTGGTTGCTCTAACGGAAGCAGCTAAATCGGGTGAGGGAAATATTTTGGCCCTTGCAGTTGAAGCCACACGCAGAAGAGCAAGTGTAGGAGAGATTTCTACTGCTCTTGAAGTAGCCTGGGGACGGCATACAGCCAACAATCAAACCATAAGCGGAGTGTACGAAAGCGTGTACAAGAACGATAAGCACTACAAGGAAATTAAATCCAAAATTGAGACATTTGCTGAAGAGGAAGGTCGGAGGCCGCGAATCCTGGTTGTGAAAATGGGGCAGGATGGTCATGATCGTGGAGCTAAAGTAGTAGCTACCGCATTTGCCGATATGGGCTTTGATGTGGATGTTGGCCCTCTTTTCTCAACTCCTTATGAAGCAGCAAAACAAGCCATTGAAAATGATGTGCACGTAATTGGGGTTTCAACTCTGGCTGCGGGTCATAAGACTTTGATTCCTGAGCTTATCGGTATTCTAAAAAAAGAAGAAGCAGGCGAGATTGTGATTGTGGCGGGGGGAGTAATTCCGGTACAGGATTATGACTTCCTGTATGAAGCAGGAGTCTCTGCAATCTTTGGGCCCGGAACAAATATTCCAAAAGCAGCCTCGACTGTGATTGAAGAAATCAAAGCAAAACATGCATGA
- a CDS encoding T9SS C-terminal target domain-containing protein, whose amino-acid sequence MVGGNPDWFVSDDFTFPFRTFALEAPSDGATVVVDSDIAPVWEPTSDFDGNDVSYEWVLYSADTTTVLAALPSDNNGADTTVTLPFATVDGLLASLGVEVGQTADVVWNVRVTDGTVDTVEVSTFSNGEFTPVYYALTLERALQTSNEDEFGTPKEFSLEQNYPNPFNPSTNINFSLPQSAKVSLVVYDMLGRKIATLIDGEQLNAANHSVRFDASALASGMYIYRIEAGSFVSTRKMMLIK is encoded by the coding sequence ATGGTTGGTGGAAACCCTGATTGGTTTGTAAGTGATGATTTCACATTCCCATTCAGAACATTTGCACTTGAAGCTCCATCTGATGGCGCTACTGTAGTTGTGGATAGTGATATCGCTCCTGTATGGGAACCTACTTCTGACTTTGACGGAAACGATGTGAGTTACGAGTGGGTACTTTACTCTGCTGATACTACTACTGTACTTGCAGCACTTCCTTCTGACAACAATGGTGCTGATACCACAGTCACGCTTCCATTTGCTACCGTTGATGGATTATTAGCAAGCCTTGGAGTAGAAGTTGGACAAACTGCAGATGTAGTTTGGAATGTGCGAGTAACAGACGGTACTGTTGACACTGTTGAAGTTTCAACGTTCAGCAACGGTGAATTCACTCCTGTTTATTATGCGTTAACTCTTGAGCGTGCTCTTCAAACTTCTAACGAAGATGAATTCGGTACTCCAAAAGAGTTTAGCCTCGAACAAAACTATCCTAACCCATTCAACCCAAGCACAAATATCAACTTCAGCTTACCACAATCAGCAAAAGTAAGCCTAGTAGTATATGATATGCTTGGAAGAAAAATTGCCACACTTATTGATGGAGAGCAGCTAAATGCGGCTAACCATTCTGTAAGATTTGATGCCTCTGCGTTAGCAAGTGGTATGTATATTTATCGAATCGAAGCAGGTTCGTTTGTAAGCACCAGAAAAATGATGCTTATTAAATAA
- a CDS encoding DUF3470 domain-containing protein, with amino-acid sequence MAYVVTEPCIQCKYTNCASVCPVDAFREGPNFLTIDPNECIDCDACVSECPVEAIFPDDEVPDKWEHYIELNERLAEAWEDNIINETKDALPDADEWAEKEDKLGDLIEEW; translated from the coding sequence ATGGCATACGTTGTTACCGAGCCCTGTATCCAATGTAAATACACAAACTGTGCTTCAGTTTGTCCTGTTGACGCTTTCCGTGAAGGCCCGAACTTTTTAACTATTGATCCCAATGAATGTATCGATTGTGATGCATGCGTTTCAGAATGCCCGGTAGAGGCTATCTTCCCTGATGATGAAGTGCCTGATAAGTGGGAGCATTACATTGAGCTTAACGAGCGTTTAGCCGAAGCCTGGGAAGACAATATCATCAATGAAACGAAAGATGCTCTTCCTGATGCCGATGAATGGGCAGAAAAAGAAGACAAGCTTGGTGACCTTATTGAAGAGTGGTAG
- the folP gene encoding dihydropteroate synthase, producing MGILNATPDSFSDGGKFDKVDSAKQRISMMIQEGADIIDIGGESTRPGSDPVSEEEELNRVIPILKATVPEFKNATFSIDTTKYEVASQALDLGASIINDVSGLEREPRFADLAVEYDAAYVLMHAQGDPKTMQENPTYVDVVDQVMEFFDKKIKELTAKGVAKIILDPGIGFGKKLHHNLSLIAHLDKFKKFGFPVLVGASRKSMIGQILDNRPTDDRLTGTIAVHYHSLMNGADILRVHDVKEASDSIRIFEAIQSQS from the coding sequence ATGGGCATACTTAATGCCACCCCTGATTCTTTTAGTGATGGAGGAAAGTTTGATAAGGTGGATTCTGCAAAGCAGCGCATATCAATGATGATACAGGAAGGAGCAGATATCATAGATATAGGAGGAGAATCTACCCGACCCGGATCTGACCCGGTTTCTGAAGAGGAAGAGCTTAATCGGGTGATTCCCATTCTTAAAGCAACAGTTCCAGAATTCAAGAATGCTACTTTTTCTATTGATACCACAAAATATGAGGTGGCGAGCCAGGCATTGGATCTGGGAGCTTCTATTATAAATGATGTGAGTGGTTTGGAAAGAGAACCTCGGTTTGCTGACCTTGCGGTGGAGTATGATGCCGCTTATGTACTTATGCATGCCCAAGGTGATCCTAAAACCATGCAGGAAAATCCAACCTATGTGGATGTGGTTGATCAGGTGATGGAGTTTTTTGATAAAAAGATTAAGGAGCTTACTGCAAAAGGAGTAGCAAAGATTATCCTGGATCCCGGAATTGGTTTCGGAAAAAAGCTCCATCACAATCTTTCTTTGATTGCACACCTTGACAAATTCAAAAAATTTGGCTTCCCTGTATTAGTTGGAGCTTCCAGGAAATCAATGATCGGACAGATTCTCGATAACAGACCGACTGATGATCGCTTAACCGGAACTATTGCTGTTCACTACCATTCATTAATGAATGGAGCAGATATCTTAAGAGTTCATGATGTGAAGGAAGCCTCCGATTCAATTCGTATATTCGAGGCGATTCAATCACAATCTTAG
- a CDS encoding TonB-dependent receptor — protein sequence MKNTKLLFALLLGLITVTPSFAQNTGNISGVVTEDGTNETLPGVNVRIVGSNFGDATNVDGQFNIRNIRPGEYTVEFTFIGFQVVQVTGVRVVAGETTELNQAMKEQVLESDEEILVIGEKPIFDVEKSNTSITISKADLEAAPIQRVEDAVSLQSGVVKDPTGLYIKGGRAYETGFVVDGVSAQDPLAGTGFGLDLGSNSFSNVEVITGGVGAEYGDVTSGVVAVQTQNGGERFEGNFTHKRDNTGSNNLDNQANFFSDVYEFNLGGPGIITEKLLPALGIDLPGTFTFFATGQISLTDGYTKLSANQISSSITNSDFWSPRQGNRWNGMFKLTYNIKPGMRMQAAYQRSLTINQNTRMLQITGADTQIRPGFQFAFSDGFLDNANTYTHDSNLSYIKWTQTLSQTAFYEVQFSRLFTRLRADANGRDWRPLNVDSEFDPESIVTTPAQEFEGTDDFTYVLAGPGYFNNGGIATLWHDHFAEELTLKTSITKFFADRKNQIVAGFEFKFNDYQWIDITRPWIGAPIEISEGVVSETFRVGETFDAWRVKPKRGAFFITDKVRYNGLIANIGARIEYWAPGKYVDDAVNDALDENIISTIPDFVAQDYIDSSVEIFGLRYKFRFLPKVNVSFPVRENQVLFFNYGHSTRLPHPSFVYAGLDPFLQDQSDLPDLGNPNLDPEVDISYEIGLRNQLTADDAFNVSAFWRDKYDFVTSQTIRVADVDGRDVTKAFRVNGDYARSRGIEMSYIKRYRDLLRGQLSFTYSRAEGLSSTNDENFESINASQNIGANVETPLAWDRPFDIKGNVTFTYDRSQPLFDLPAFNQFQMFLSAVWRSGTRYTPTELVGFERNPVTGEQNWRPIYERVDDPAQRFSRVGPAWFYMDFNFRKWFEVNGTRVAAFVEITNLLNNRSSVIVNPVTGEGYKEYPTSQAELVALRNDRSYDVPSNVRDPRYIDPTDNNLPAYDNPANYIEQRHIMVGFSVQF from the coding sequence ATGAAGAACACAAAATTGCTTTTCGCCCTACTTTTGGGTCTGATAACTGTAACTCCTTCTTTTGCTCAAAATACCGGGAATATTTCCGGGGTTGTAACAGAAGATGGAACCAATGAGACATTACCAGGGGTAAACGTCAGAATTGTTGGTTCAAATTTTGGAGATGCCACAAATGTAGATGGCCAGTTCAATATTAGGAATATTAGGCCCGGTGAATATACGGTTGAGTTTACATTTATTGGGTTTCAGGTTGTTCAGGTTACGGGAGTAAGAGTAGTAGCTGGTGAAACAACAGAGTTAAACCAGGCAATGAAAGAGCAGGTCCTGGAATCTGATGAAGAGATTTTAGTAATTGGTGAAAAACCGATATTTGATGTAGAGAAATCAAATACTTCTATTACCATTTCAAAGGCTGATTTAGAGGCAGCACCCATTCAGCGTGTTGAAGATGCTGTTTCACTTCAATCTGGCGTAGTAAAAGATCCAACGGGTCTGTACATCAAGGGTGGTAGAGCCTACGAAACAGGGTTTGTGGTTGATGGGGTATCAGCGCAAGACCCATTAGCAGGGACTGGTTTTGGATTGGATTTGGGATCCAACTCATTCAGCAATGTCGAAGTAATTACTGGTGGGGTTGGAGCTGAATATGGCGATGTGACTTCCGGAGTTGTAGCAGTACAAACTCAAAATGGTGGCGAGAGATTCGAAGGTAACTTCACTCATAAAAGAGATAATACGGGCTCAAATAACCTCGACAACCAGGCCAATTTCTTTTCTGATGTGTATGAATTCAATTTGGGAGGCCCTGGGATTATTACTGAAAAATTACTTCCTGCTCTAGGGATTGATTTGCCAGGTACCTTCACATTTTTTGCTACTGGTCAGATAAGCTTAACAGATGGCTATACAAAGCTTTCTGCAAACCAGATTTCATCCTCTATTACCAATAGTGATTTTTGGTCTCCAAGACAGGGTAATCGTTGGAATGGAATGTTTAAGCTAACCTACAATATTAAGCCTGGTATGAGAATGCAGGCTGCCTATCAGCGTTCTCTAACAATTAACCAGAATACCCGAATGCTTCAGATTACCGGAGCAGATACGCAAATCAGACCAGGTTTCCAGTTTGCGTTTTCTGATGGATTCCTGGATAACGCAAATACCTATACCCACGATAGTAACCTTTCTTACATAAAGTGGACACAGACCTTATCTCAAACTGCTTTTTATGAAGTTCAGTTTAGCCGTTTATTTACCCGGCTCAGAGCGGATGCAAACGGAAGAGACTGGAGGCCTTTAAATGTAGACAGTGAATTTGATCCGGAAAGTATTGTAACTACACCTGCACAGGAATTTGAAGGAACCGATGACTTTACCTATGTGTTGGCAGGGCCTGGATATTTCAATAATGGTGGTATCGCAACACTATGGCACGATCATTTTGCGGAAGAACTAACACTTAAAACTTCTATAACCAAATTTTTTGCAGACAGGAAAAATCAAATTGTAGCGGGTTTCGAATTTAAGTTTAACGACTACCAGTGGATTGATATCACCCGTCCTTGGATTGGTGCTCCAATAGAGATTAGCGAAGGAGTAGTATCCGAAACATTCAGAGTAGGAGAGACCTTTGATGCCTGGAGGGTTAAACCAAAGCGAGGCGCGTTCTTTATTACGGATAAGGTTCGATATAATGGTTTAATTGCTAATATTGGCGCTCGAATCGAGTACTGGGCTCCCGGAAAATATGTAGATGATGCAGTAAATGACGCTCTCGATGAAAATATAATTTCTACCATTCCTGATTTTGTAGCTCAGGACTATATTGATAGCAGTGTTGAGATTTTTGGGCTAAGATATAAGTTCAGGTTCCTTCCTAAAGTAAACGTTTCTTTCCCTGTACGGGAGAACCAGGTACTGTTTTTCAATTATGGTCATTCAACCCGACTTCCGCATCCTAGTTTTGTGTATGCCGGATTGGATCCTTTTTTACAAGACCAGTCAGATTTGCCTGATCTTGGAAACCCCAACCTGGATCCTGAAGTTGATATCTCCTATGAAATTGGTTTGAGAAACCAGCTTACTGCAGACGATGCATTTAATGTTTCTGCTTTCTGGAGAGATAAATATGACTTTGTAACTTCACAAACGATTCGTGTTGCGGATGTGGATGGCCGAGATGTTACTAAAGCTTTTCGGGTTAATGGAGACTATGCAAGATCTCGTGGTATTGAGATGTCATACATCAAAAGATATCGGGATCTGTTACGTGGTCAGCTTTCATTCACTTACTCAAGAGCAGAAGGCTTGAGCTCTACGAACGACGAGAATTTTGAATCCATTAATGCAAGCCAGAATATTGGTGCTAACGTTGAGACCCCACTTGCCTGGGATCGCCCATTCGATATCAAAGGGAATGTAACCTTCACCTATGATAGATCTCAGCCTTTATTTGATTTGCCTGCATTTAATCAGTTTCAAATGTTCTTATCCGCTGTTTGGAGAAGTGGTACCCGCTACACTCCAACTGAGCTTGTAGGTTTTGAGAGGAACCCCGTTACCGGAGAGCAGAATTGGAGACCTATATATGAGCGTGTTGATGACCCTGCACAAAGGTTTAGCAGGGTAGGTCCTGCCTGGTTCTATATGGATTTTAATTTCCGCAAATGGTTTGAAGTGAACGGAACCAGGGTTGCTGCATTCGTTGAAATTACGAACTTACTTAACAACAGAAGTTCTGTGATTGTAAATCCGGTTACAGGCGAAGGTTACAAAGAATATCCAACCAGTCAGGCTGAACTTGTTGCTTTGCGGAATGATCGCAGTTACGACGTTCCTAGCAATGTTAGGGATCCAAGATATATTGATCCTACCGACAACAATCTACCGGCTTACGACAATCCGGCAAACTATATTGAACAACGACACATAATGGTGGGCTTCTCGGTTCAATTCTAG
- the meaB gene encoding methylmalonyl Co-A mutase-associated GTPase MeaB translates to MTVEELAQGIKEGKRRHLAKGITLVESNREEDQEEARKLFELLNANYDTIRVGISGVPGVGKSTFIETLGNLLVNLGHKVVVLAVDPSSPTSGGSILGDKTRMETLANDDRAFIRPSPTAGTLGGVAKRTRESVLLCEAAGYDVILIETVGVGQSEYEVASMVDCFLVMMLPGAGDSLQGIKRGILEITDILVVNKADGDQERLALKARDEYEQTFRLLQPKYEGVSVEFLAISALEKKGIEKVWEAVEGLVSVLKEKNLFNKLREVQNLNWFKRLTEDEILKQLWNTSKNKEVAKQLEKRIIAKEISPSSAAFEMISKIRNK, encoded by the coding sequence ATGACCGTTGAAGAACTTGCACAAGGTATCAAAGAAGGGAAGCGAAGGCATCTGGCTAAAGGTATAACCCTTGTTGAAAGTAATCGTGAGGAAGACCAAGAAGAAGCTCGCAAGCTTTTCGAACTACTTAATGCTAACTACGATACCATTCGAGTTGGAATTTCAGGGGTTCCGGGTGTAGGTAAGAGCACCTTTATAGAAACGTTGGGAAACCTATTAGTTAATTTGGGGCATAAAGTAGTGGTCTTAGCCGTTGATCCGAGCAGCCCTACTTCGGGGGGAAGTATTTTGGGCGATAAAACCCGAATGGAAACCCTTGCTAATGATGATCGAGCCTTTATCCGGCCATCACCTACAGCCGGAACTCTTGGAGGAGTAGCTAAAAGAACACGTGAGTCGGTATTATTATGCGAAGCAGCCGGATATGACGTCATTCTAATCGAAACGGTAGGAGTGGGGCAAAGTGAGTATGAAGTGGCTTCTATGGTCGATTGTTTTCTTGTAATGATGTTGCCAGGTGCAGGAGATTCCTTGCAAGGTATAAAACGTGGGATCCTGGAGATCACGGATATTCTTGTAGTAAATAAGGCAGATGGAGATCAAGAGAGGTTAGCTCTTAAAGCAAGAGATGAGTACGAGCAGACCTTTCGTCTTCTTCAACCCAAGTATGAAGGGGTTTCGGTTGAGTTTTTAGCCATAAGTGCTCTTGAAAAGAAAGGAATAGAAAAGGTATGGGAAGCCGTTGAAGGTCTTGTTTCGGTTCTTAAGGAAAAGAACTTGTTCAATAAACTTAGGGAAGTGCAGAACCTAAATTGGTTCAAGAGACTAACTGAAGATGAGATATTAAAACAGCTTTGGAATACTTCAAAAAACAAGGAAGTAGCAAAACAACTTGAAAAAAGAATTATCGCTAAAGAAATTTCCCCGTCTTCTGCTGCGTTTGAGATGATCTCAAAAATTCGAAATAAATAA
- a CDS encoding TIGR00159 family protein gives MIPIGFLDFGIMDFIETLLIAGILVYLYQWIRGTFAIQAGIGIVLLVIVNLVIRVLGFTTLDFIMSGIMNVGILAVFIIFQPEIRKLLYRLGTNTSLDRFFARSSSDEMIDEIIEATKTLSKEKIGALIVFARTSGLQDIIDGGVEVDSKIKSELIVTIFRKETPLHDGAIIIRNNRIVAASAYLPISQNQNIAQSFGTRHRAAVGVSEINNVFVLVISEETGRISISRNGSLTSGLTIQKLRAEMEETFGSQKFEEEVGFSAPQTEINLK, from the coding sequence TTGATACCCATTGGGTTTTTAGATTTCGGTATTATGGATTTTATCGAAACCCTGCTTATTGCAGGGATTCTGGTATACCTGTATCAATGGATTAGGGGAACCTTTGCAATTCAGGCCGGGATTGGAATTGTGCTCCTGGTGATTGTGAACCTGGTGATAAGGGTATTAGGCTTTACCACACTCGATTTCATTATGAGCGGGATTATGAACGTGGGTATCCTGGCTGTGTTTATCATCTTCCAGCCTGAGATTCGAAAACTCCTCTATCGCCTGGGAACAAACACCAGCCTTGATCGCTTTTTTGCTCGCTCCAGCTCTGATGAAATGATAGACGAAATTATTGAAGCGACTAAAACCTTATCCAAGGAAAAGATTGGAGCTCTTATAGTTTTCGCTCGTACATCTGGCTTGCAGGATATTATCGATGGCGGGGTAGAAGTTGATTCCAAAATCAAAAGCGAGTTAATCGTAACCATCTTTCGAAAAGAAACTCCGTTACATGATGGAGCGATCATTATTCGTAATAACCGAATTGTAGCGGCTAGTGCCTATCTCCCTATCTCTCAAAATCAGAATATAGCCCAGTCATTTGGAACCCGTCACCGCGCGGCTGTAGGAGTATCCGAAATCAATAATGTATTTGTGCTAGTGATTTCAGAAGAGACAGGTCGTATTTCTATCTCTCGTAACGGCTCTTTGACCAGTGGTCTTACTATTCAAAAACTTCGTGCCGAAATGGAAGAAACCTTCGGCTCTCAAAAATTCGAAGAAGAAGTTGGGTTCAGTGCTCCTCAGACTGAGATTAATTTGAAGTAA